In Kaistella sp. 97-N-M2, the sequence GCACTTCTCGATACGCTTCGCTACTCGAAGTGACGGTGGGTTTAAGTTATCAGAATTGTATTAATTAAACGCTTTCGTCAGTTCGAGTGATTTTGCGAAGCAAAATTGTATCGAGAACTTAAGTGAACGATAAGCGGATACCAAATGGAAATTTATAATTATAATAAATAGAAAGTGATGCTCGATAAAGAACTTCTCGATACGCTTCGCTACTCGGAGTGACGGGGGTTTAATTTTCTCAAACTGGAGTGATTAAGTCGCCTTCGTCAGTTCGAGTGATTTTGCGGAGCAAAATTGTATCGAGAACTTTTAAGACTGATATATTAAAAAACAGACAAGATGGAGCTTTCATACATCTATATTTTAAAATGTTCCGATGGTACCTTTTACACGGGAGTAACAAGTGATCTGGAACAAAGGGTGCAGGAGCATCAGGGCGGAAAGCACGGTGATTCCTATACCGCCCAAAGATTGCCTGTCGAACTGGTCTATTTCTGTAGTTTTACGGATATTAATCTTGCCATTGAATTTGAAAAAAAGATCAAAAAATGGTCGCGGGCAAAGAAACTGGCGCTCATTGAAAGCCGGTATGACGATCTTCCGGCGCTCGCGAAAAAGGTTTTTAAAAAATGAGAAGTACGGTGCTGGGATTTTAGTGCGAAAATATATTTTAAAAACTTCTCGATACGCTGCGCTATTCGAAGTGATGAGGGGTTTAGATTTCTAGAATTGGTTAATTAATTAGACTTCGTCAGTTCGAGTGATTTTGCGGAGCAAAATTGTATCGAGAACTTTAAGTAAACGATACGTGATAACAGAACGGAATTCATTTATAAGAATTACATAAAAAAAAGATGTTTGATAAAGAACTTCTCGATAAGCTTCGCTACTCGAAGTGACGATGGTTTGAATGATTTGCTGAGGAGCACATAAAAAACTTCTCGATACGCTGCGCTACTCGAAGTGACGGAGTTACATTAAGCAGAATTGTATTAATTACACGCTTTCGTCAGTTCGAGTGATTTTGCGGAGCAAAATTGTATCGAGAACTTTAGCTAAACGATAAGTGTATACCAAACCGGAATTTAAATTTATACCATAATCTCAACCTTACTTTGGAACATAAATCCTATACTTTCCTCGAAATCAAACAAAAGATGGTGAACTACTGCGTTTATCAGGACCGCTGCCATAAAGAAGTGGAAGAGAAGATGCGCGATTATCTGATCATCCCCGAAGCAAAGGAAGAAATTCTGCTTTACCTGATGAAGGAGAATTATCTGAACGAAGAGCGTTTCACGCGGAGTTACATCCGCGGCAAGTTTTATATGAAATCCTGGGGACGCAATAAAATCCGCAACCATCTAAAATTTAAGGGTGTTTCCGACAAGTTAATTACCTCCTGTTTTGATGAGATTGAGGAGGAAGATTATGAAAAAACACTGCGCAAAATTTATGAGAATTACTATTCCAAACAAACCGCCGCAAAGCCGTATCAAAAAAAAGCAAAAACGGTGAATTATTTACTCGGAAGAGGATTTGAATATGATTTTATTAACCAAATTCTTAAAGACGGAGCGGCGGATTAAAAAAAAATGAGAATTATTTGAATATTTTAATTAATTTGCACTCGTATTTTATAACTAATAGCCGATATCAATAACATGATATGAAGAAAATAACTCTCATCATCGCTGTTTTCCTCATGGTCACAGCGACTGCACAGACTTTTAATTACGGGGTGACGGGGAATTTCCATAAAGGTTCCATAGTTGGGGTGCACGATGTTTCCAAAGGTGCTTATGGTGGCGGAGTAGGGAT encodes:
- a CDS encoding regulatory protein RecX, producing the protein MVNYCVYQDRCHKEVEEKMRDYLIIPEAKEEILLYLMKENYLNEERFTRSYIRGKFYMKSWGRNKIRNHLKFKGVSDKLITSCFDEIEEEDYEKTLRKIYENYYSKQTAAKPYQKKAKTVNYLLGRGFEYDFINQILKDGAAD
- a CDS encoding GIY-YIG nuclease family protein, yielding MELSYIYILKCSDGTFYTGVTSDLEQRVQEHQGGKHGDSYTAQRLPVELVYFCSFTDINLAIEFEKKIKKWSRAKKLALIESRYDDLPALAKKVFKK